A stretch of Chitinophaga caeni DNA encodes these proteins:
- the mqnC gene encoding cyclic dehypoxanthinyl futalosine synthase, which yields MKLEELYRKAQNFEFLSAEEGIYLFQHAPLAQLMQVADELRKKQVPHGKVTWQIDRNVNTTNVCIANCKFCNFYRIPGHPEAYITGLDEYKVKIEETLKYGGDQLLLQGGHHPELGLSFYVDTFKQLKQLYPNVKLHALGPPEVAHITKLEKSTHTEVLKALQEAGLDSLPGAGAEILNDRVRRLVSKGKCGAQEWLDVMRAAHKLNIPTSATMMFGHVETLEERFQHFVDIRQVQSEKPEGHYGFTAFIPWTFQDVDTLLARIRGVHNMTTAEEYIRMIAMSRIMLPNIKNIQASWLTVGKAVAQICLHGGANDFGSIMIEENVVSAAGAPHRFTYKSMQDAIREAGFEPQLRTQLYTFRELPENIQEQIINY from the coding sequence ATGAAACTGGAAGAATTATATCGCAAGGCACAAAACTTCGAGTTTTTGTCGGCAGAAGAAGGAATATACTTGTTTCAACATGCCCCTTTAGCGCAGTTAATGCAAGTTGCCGATGAATTGCGGAAAAAACAGGTGCCGCATGGTAAAGTAACCTGGCAAATAGACAGGAACGTAAATACTACCAACGTTTGCATTGCCAATTGTAAGTTTTGTAACTTCTACCGCATACCGGGACACCCGGAGGCTTATATTACCGGTTTAGATGAATATAAAGTCAAGATCGAGGAAACCTTGAAATACGGCGGAGATCAATTGCTGCTGCAAGGCGGCCACCACCCGGAACTAGGTTTATCTTTCTATGTAGATACGTTCAAGCAGCTCAAACAGTTGTATCCCAATGTGAAATTGCACGCCCTCGGTCCCCCGGAAGTGGCACATATCACCAAACTGGAGAAGAGTACGCATACCGAGGTGCTGAAAGCATTGCAGGAAGCAGGTTTGGATAGTTTGCCGGGAGCGGGCGCCGAAATCCTCAACGATAGGGTAAGGCGGCTGGTGTCGAAAGGGAAATGCGGTGCACAAGAATGGTTGGACGTGATGCGTGCAGCCCATAAGTTGAATATCCCGACAAGCGCCACCATGATGTTCGGCCACGTGGAAACCCTGGAAGAACGGTTTCAACATTTCGTGGATATCCGGCAGGTTCAAAGTGAAAAACCGGAAGGTCATTACGGCTTCACGGCATTCATCCCCTGGACTTTCCAAGATGTAGATACTTTGCTCGCCCGGATCCGCGGCGTACATAATATGACTACCGCCGAAGAATATATCCGCATGATCGCGATGAGCCGTATCATGCTGCCGAATATTAAAAATATACAGGCCAGTTGGTTAACGGTAGGTAAAGCCGTAGCACAAATTTGCTTGCATGGAGGAGCTAATGATTTCGGCTCCATCATGATTGAAGAAAACGTGGTAAGCGCTGCCGGTGCACCGCATAGATTTACATACAAATCGATGCAGGATGCCATCCGTGAGGCCGGTTTCGAGCCACAGTTACGCACTCAACTATACACTTTCCGCGAATTACCGGAAAACATACAAGAGCAGATTATCAATTATTAA
- a CDS encoding GNAT family N-acetyltransferase: MINIHISEQLELKQLELKDAPALFALIDRSRKSLRRFLPWVDYNTKLQHSENFIKTMLRKADELSDFAFGIWYDKQLCGVIDLHDWSKILQIAEIGYWIDNEFTGKGIARASCKGLLDYAFTELKLNKVEIRFALENVRSAKIPIKLGFRREGTIRESAKLHGTYIDIVVMGMLKKDWLLLYPPKK, from the coding sequence ATGATTAATATTCATATCAGTGAACAATTAGAGCTCAAACAATTGGAGTTAAAAGACGCCCCGGCCTTATTTGCGTTGATTGATCGTTCACGCAAATCGCTCCGTCGTTTTTTACCTTGGGTAGATTATAATACTAAGCTCCAACATTCTGAAAATTTCATCAAAACCATGCTCCGAAAAGCCGATGAGCTCAGCGACTTCGCCTTCGGCATTTGGTACGACAAACAGCTTTGCGGGGTAATCGACCTGCACGACTGGAGTAAAATCTTACAAATTGCCGAGATCGGTTATTGGATTGACAACGAGTTCACCGGAAAGGGAATTGCCAGGGCCAGTTGTAAAGGATTGCTGGATTACGCTTTCACCGAATTAAAACTTAATAAGGTCGAGATCCGTTTCGCACTGGAGAATGTCCGTAGCGCCAAAATACCCATAAAACTTGGCTTCCGGAGAGAAGGAACGATACGCGAGAGCGCTAAATTACACGGTACATATATTGACATCGTGGTAATGGGAATGCTTAAAAAAGATTGGCTTTTATTATATCCTCCCAAAAAATAA
- a CDS encoding hydroxypyruvate isomerase family protein: MQEKNSRRDAIKKVATMALATSTLSSLTSGASAKESRKDKTSLKGNIHHSVCAWCYSGISLDELCKASKKMGLHAIDLIDVKDFPTMKANDMEVAIVASINKDWGIPKGWNRREHHEPLIEYYKYLIDETSKAGYKQVICFSGNRAGLDDEQGLKNCAEGLKKIMSYAEQKNVTVVMELLNSKVDHHDYQCDHTEWGVALAKAIGSERFKLLYDIYHMQIMEGDVIRTIRDHHQYISHYHTGGVPGRNEIDFSQELYYPAIMQAIVDTGFKGFVAQEFIPKHKDKLKSLEEAVHLCDV; this comes from the coding sequence ATGCAAGAAAAAAATTCCCGCAGGGATGCGATTAAAAAAGTAGCGACTATGGCACTTGCAACTTCCACGTTAAGTTCATTGACTTCCGGAGCTTCTGCAAAGGAATCCAGGAAAGACAAAACCTCCTTGAAAGGTAATATCCATCATTCGGTTTGTGCGTGGTGTTATAGCGGCATTTCTTTGGATGAGCTGTGCAAGGCTTCCAAGAAAATGGGTTTACATGCCATTGACCTGATCGATGTTAAGGATTTTCCTACCATGAAAGCGAATGATATGGAAGTGGCGATCGTGGCAAGCATTAATAAAGATTGGGGCATTCCCAAGGGTTGGAACAGGAGGGAACACCACGAGCCATTGATCGAATATTATAAATACCTGATCGATGAAACTTCTAAAGCCGGGTATAAACAAGTGATCTGCTTTTCAGGGAACCGCGCCGGGCTGGATGACGAACAGGGTTTGAAAAATTGTGCCGAGGGCTTAAAAAAGATCATGTCTTATGCCGAGCAAAAGAACGTAACCGTGGTGATGGAGCTGTTAAACAGTAAAGTAGATCATCACGATTACCAATGCGATCATACAGAATGGGGCGTGGCTTTAGCGAAAGCTATCGGCTCTGAGCGATTCAAGTTGCTATACGATATTTACCATATGCAAATTATGGAGGGCGATGTTATCAGGACGATCCGTGATCACCATCAATACATTTCTCATTATCATACAGGCGGTGTGCCCGGTAGGAACGAGATAGACTTCAGCCAGGAATTGTATTATCCTGCTATCATGCAAGCTATCGTAGATACAGGGTTTAAAGGCTTCGTGGCACAGGAATTTATTCCTAAGCACAAGGATAAGTTGAAGTCATTGGAAGAGGCCGTACATTTATGTGATGTATAA